A single region of the Amia ocellicauda isolate fAmiCal2 chromosome 8, fAmiCal2.hap1, whole genome shotgun sequence genome encodes:
- the lmbrd2b gene encoding G-protein coupled receptor-associated protein LMBRD2B isoform X1, with product MSGAALAIEIVVVFFLALFLLHRYGDFKKQQKMVLFGTLLAWYLCFLIVFILPLDVSTTIYKQCKIENEKQSTTPPMTTAFANLTSRNGTVTTKESLEKECYKPWSYIPDGIMPIFWRVVYWTSQCLTWLLLPFMQSYARSGGFSITGKIKTALIENAIYYGTYLLIFGSLLIYVAVHPNWHLNWYQLQTIGITAANTWGLFLLVLLLGYGLVEIPRSYWNASRRGHLLMKTYFKAAKLMTEKADAEENLEDVMEEVRKVSESIKYNHPLRKYIDTILKKCPTEYQEKMGRNMDDYEDFDDKQNAYPSEKSLVKLHKQVIYAVQRHNRTQVQWQILLEQAFHLEDVAKNETSATHQFIKSFVPQEPEGLVSRYLYTPTVEWYWECLLKQWFYRLLAVLLTLFSVVVVWSECTFFSTHPVLSLFAVFIQLAERTYNYLYIEMACFLTIFFLCTCVYSTVFRIRVFNYYYLASHHQTDAYSLQFSGMLFCRLTPPLCLNFLGLIHMDSAISHQEKEQTAYTSIMGSMRVLSFIADGFYIYYPMLIVILCIATYFSLGTRCLNLLGFQQFMGENDMTSDLIDEGKELIRREKRKRQRTEDGENRRREWKERYGNHREDYTRNRNVHSELKETNYSDSASAGSNRQAKYTRTNGKPERDRIELLQDAEPMDFNADTFKDDPLDAESGSRHPPGGRYLSMSRSRIFDDV from the exons ACTATATACAAACAGTGCAAGATTGAAAATGAGAAGCAATCTACAACCCCCCCAATGACTACGGCATTTGCCAATCTGACATCGAGAAACGGCACGGTCACAACCAAAGAAag CCTAGAGAAAGAGTGCTACAAACCATGGAGCTACATACCAGATGGAATAATGCCAATTTTCTGGCGTGTGGTCTACTGGACATCCCAGTGCCTGACCTG GCTCCTGCTCCCGTTCATGCAGTCCTATGCCAGATCCGGCGGCTTCTCCATCACTGGCAAAATCAAAACGGCACTGATCGAGAACGCCATTTACTACGGCACCTATCTCCTGATTTTCGGGTCCCTCCTCATTTACGTGGCAGTGCATCCGAATTGGCATCTGAATTG GTACCAGCTGCAGACCATTGGCATTACTGCAGCCAATACCTGGGGTCTTTTCctgctggtgctgctgctggGCTATGGGCTGGTGGAGATCCCCCGATCCTACTGGAACGCATCCCGGCGGGGGCACCTCCTCATGAAGACCTACTTTAAAGCTGCCAAGCTGATGACCGAGAAAGCAGACGCAGAGGAGAATCTCGAGGATGTGATGGAG GAGGTTCGAAAAGTAAGCGAATCAATCAAGTACAACCACCCTCTGAGGAAGTACATTGACACTATACTTAAAAAG TGCCCCACCGAGTACCAGGAGAAAATGGGGAGGAACATGGACGATTATGAAGATTTTGATGACAAACAAAACGCATATCCAAGTGAAAAAAGCTTGGTGAAGCTGCACAAGCAG GTGATCTATGCTGTGCAGAGGCACAACCGTACCCAGGTCCAGTGGCAGATCCTGCTGGAACAAGCCTTCCATCTTGAGGACGTGGCCAAAAATGAAACCAGTGCCACACACCAGTTTATCAAGAGCTTCGTCCCACAGGAGCCCGAGGGCTTGGTCAGCCGATACCTGTACACTCCGACAGTCG AGTGGTACTGGGAGTGCCTGCTGAAGCAGTGGTTTTACCGCCTGCTGGCCGTGCTGCTCACACTGTTCTCGGTGGTCGTGGTGTGGTCAGAGTGCACCTTCTTCAGCACCCACCCTGTCCTCTCGCTCTTCGCCGTGTTCATCCAGCTGGCAGAGAGAACCTACAACTACCTGTACATCGAG ATGGCTTGTTTCCTCACCATCTTCTTCCTGTGCACCTGTGTGTACTCCACTGTCTTCCGCATCCGAGTCTTCAATTACTACTACCTGGCGTCACACCACCAGACCGATGCCTACAGCCTGCAGTTCAGCGGCAT GTTATTCTGCCGCCTGACGCCTCCACTGTGCCTGAATTTCCTGGGACTTATCCATATGGACTCTGCCATTTCTCACCAGGAGAAAGAGCAGACGGCATACACCTCG ATCATGGGCTCCATGCGTGTGCTGTCCTTCATCGCAGATGGCTTCTACATTTACTATCCTATGCTCATAGTCATTCTCTGTATTGCCACTTACTTCAG CCTGGGAACTCGTTGCTTGAACTTGCTGGGGTTCCAGCAGTTCATGGGGGAAAATGACATGACTTCAGACCTGATAGATGAGGGCAAGGAGCTCATCAGGAGAG aaaaaagaaaacgccAGAGAACAGAAGATGGAGAGAACAGAAGACGT GAGTGGAAGGAGCGCTATGGTAACCACAGAGAGGACTACACCCGCAACAGGAACGTTCATTCAGAGCTGAAAGAGACCAACTACTCAGACTCGGCCAGTGCTGGTTCCAATAGGC AGGCAAAGTACACTAGGACTAACGGCAAGCCCGAGAGGGACCGCATTGAGCTGCTGCAGGACGCTGAGCCCATGGATTTCAACGCAGACACCTTCAAGGATGACCCTCTGGATGCCGAATCTGGGAG CAGGCACCCTCCCGGTGGAAGGTATTTGTCAATGTCTCGGAGCCGAATCTTTGATGATGTGTGA
- the lmbrd2b gene encoding G-protein coupled receptor-associated protein LMBRD2B isoform X2: MSGAALAIEIVVVFFLALFLLHRYGDFKKQQKMVLFGTLLAWYLCFLIVFILPLDVSTTIYKQCKIENEKQSTTPPMTTAFANLTSRNGTVTTKESLEKECYKPWSYIPDGIMPIFWRVVYWTSQCLTWLLLPFMQSYARSGGFSITGKIKTALIENAIYYGTYLLIFGSLLIYVAVHPNWHLNWYQLQTIGITAANTWGLFLLVLLLGYGLVEIPRSYWNASRRGHLLMKTYFKAAKLMTEKADAEENLEDVMEEVRKVSESIKYNHPLRKYIDTILKKCPTEYQEKMGRNMDDYEDFDDKQNAYPSEKSLVKLHKQVIYAVQRHNRTQVQWQILLEQAFHLEDVAKNETSATHQFIKSFVPQEPEGLVSRYLYTPTVEWYWECLLKQWFYRLLAVLLTLFSVVVVWSECTFFSTHPVLSLFAVFIQLAERTYNYLYIEMACFLTIFFLCTCVYSTVFRIRVFNYYYLASHHQTDAYSLQFSGMLFCRLTPPLCLNFLGLIHMDSAISHQEKEQTAYTSIMGSMRVLSFIADGFYIYYPMLIVILCIATYFSLGTRCLNLLGFQQFMGENDMTSDLIDEGKELIRREKRKRQRTEDGENRRREWKERYGNHREDYTRNRNVHSELKETNYSDSASAGSNRQAKYTRTNGKPERDRIELLQDAEPMDFNADTFKDDPLDAESGRHPPGGRYLSMSRSRIFDDV, from the exons ACTATATACAAACAGTGCAAGATTGAAAATGAGAAGCAATCTACAACCCCCCCAATGACTACGGCATTTGCCAATCTGACATCGAGAAACGGCACGGTCACAACCAAAGAAag CCTAGAGAAAGAGTGCTACAAACCATGGAGCTACATACCAGATGGAATAATGCCAATTTTCTGGCGTGTGGTCTACTGGACATCCCAGTGCCTGACCTG GCTCCTGCTCCCGTTCATGCAGTCCTATGCCAGATCCGGCGGCTTCTCCATCACTGGCAAAATCAAAACGGCACTGATCGAGAACGCCATTTACTACGGCACCTATCTCCTGATTTTCGGGTCCCTCCTCATTTACGTGGCAGTGCATCCGAATTGGCATCTGAATTG GTACCAGCTGCAGACCATTGGCATTACTGCAGCCAATACCTGGGGTCTTTTCctgctggtgctgctgctggGCTATGGGCTGGTGGAGATCCCCCGATCCTACTGGAACGCATCCCGGCGGGGGCACCTCCTCATGAAGACCTACTTTAAAGCTGCCAAGCTGATGACCGAGAAAGCAGACGCAGAGGAGAATCTCGAGGATGTGATGGAG GAGGTTCGAAAAGTAAGCGAATCAATCAAGTACAACCACCCTCTGAGGAAGTACATTGACACTATACTTAAAAAG TGCCCCACCGAGTACCAGGAGAAAATGGGGAGGAACATGGACGATTATGAAGATTTTGATGACAAACAAAACGCATATCCAAGTGAAAAAAGCTTGGTGAAGCTGCACAAGCAG GTGATCTATGCTGTGCAGAGGCACAACCGTACCCAGGTCCAGTGGCAGATCCTGCTGGAACAAGCCTTCCATCTTGAGGACGTGGCCAAAAATGAAACCAGTGCCACACACCAGTTTATCAAGAGCTTCGTCCCACAGGAGCCCGAGGGCTTGGTCAGCCGATACCTGTACACTCCGACAGTCG AGTGGTACTGGGAGTGCCTGCTGAAGCAGTGGTTTTACCGCCTGCTGGCCGTGCTGCTCACACTGTTCTCGGTGGTCGTGGTGTGGTCAGAGTGCACCTTCTTCAGCACCCACCCTGTCCTCTCGCTCTTCGCCGTGTTCATCCAGCTGGCAGAGAGAACCTACAACTACCTGTACATCGAG ATGGCTTGTTTCCTCACCATCTTCTTCCTGTGCACCTGTGTGTACTCCACTGTCTTCCGCATCCGAGTCTTCAATTACTACTACCTGGCGTCACACCACCAGACCGATGCCTACAGCCTGCAGTTCAGCGGCAT GTTATTCTGCCGCCTGACGCCTCCACTGTGCCTGAATTTCCTGGGACTTATCCATATGGACTCTGCCATTTCTCACCAGGAGAAAGAGCAGACGGCATACACCTCG ATCATGGGCTCCATGCGTGTGCTGTCCTTCATCGCAGATGGCTTCTACATTTACTATCCTATGCTCATAGTCATTCTCTGTATTGCCACTTACTTCAG CCTGGGAACTCGTTGCTTGAACTTGCTGGGGTTCCAGCAGTTCATGGGGGAAAATGACATGACTTCAGACCTGATAGATGAGGGCAAGGAGCTCATCAGGAGAG aaaaaagaaaacgccAGAGAACAGAAGATGGAGAGAACAGAAGACGT GAGTGGAAGGAGCGCTATGGTAACCACAGAGAGGACTACACCCGCAACAGGAACGTTCATTCAGAGCTGAAAGAGACCAACTACTCAGACTCGGCCAGTGCTGGTTCCAATAGGC AGGCAAAGTACACTAGGACTAACGGCAAGCCCGAGAGGGACCGCATTGAGCTGCTGCAGGACGCTGAGCCCATGGATTTCAACGCAGACACCTTCAAGGATGACCCTCTGGATGCCGAATCTGGGAG GCACCCTCCCGGTGGAAGGTATTTGTCAATGTCTCGGAGCCGAATCTTTGATGATGTGTGA
- the LOC136755528 gene encoding UDP-glucuronosyltransferase 3A1: MAGVPTFLLLFLLEFPILTESAKILTVCLIGGSHYLLLDEISHTFHERGHEVHMLLQTGNPIIQGLDYVGRPNSYQITSWSASESYIKELNDWFLEQQKEYLQGRDTFSNYVKLMGHFAYQCDNILGDSNLMDFLKREAFEMALLDAFNPCSFLLAEWLSVPYIAFFPGNLNGPQSGLPSPLSYVPVFRSQLSDQMGFWGRVKNVLLSLGTPVAERLIQAQFQMVIEHHFQPQPSLTELYRKSELWAFNTDFSLDIAQPLLPNTVCVGGLLSKPPQPVTQELEDFISGFGEAGFIVVTLGSMLTSVPQEDILQEMNEGFAGIPQAVIWRFVPSHWPQHIQPAANIKLVEWLPQNDLLGHPKARLLVTHGGLNSLFEAVYHAVPVLGIPLFGDQFDNMVKAEAKGLGLALSPTDLRRDVFTSIIKRLIGDKSSALALSRIHQSHPLPPGQRLVRWVEHILQSGGGRHLHTRCLLQPWYQRWLLDVWLFLGICLLLLLGLAVTTVRAVARVTRFKGKFKTN; the protein is encoded by the exons ATGGCTGGAGTTCCAACGTTTCTCCTGCTTTTTTTGCTGGAGTTCCCTATTTTGACGGAGTCTGCCAAGATTCTCACTGTCTGCTTGATCG GGGGAAGTCATTACCTGCTGCTGGATGAGATCTCACACACGTTTCATGAGAGGGGCCATGAGGTCCACATGCTACTGCAAACTGGGAATCCCATTATTCAAG gGCTGGATTATGTGGGACGCCCCAACAGCTATCAGATCACATCATGGTCAGCTAGTGAAAGTTACATTAAAGAATTAAATGACTGGTTCCTTGAACAGCAGAAAGAGTATCTCCAGGGAAG agACACTTTCAGCAATTATGTGAAGCTTATGGGCCACTTTGCCTATCAGTGCGATAACATCTTAGGAGATTCTAATTTAATGGACTTCTTGAAGAGGGAGGCCTTTGAGATGGCACTGCTAGATGCTTTCAACCCCTGTTCCTTCCTGCTGGCTGAGTGGCTCAGCGTGCCATACATTGCCTTTTTCCCTGGAAACCTAAACGGCCCTCAGAGTGGCCTCCCCAGTCCCCTGTCCTATGTTCCTGTCTTCCGCTCCCAGCTCTCTGATCAGATGGGATTCTGGGGCCGGGTGAAGAACGTCCTGCTGTCCCTGGGTACCCCAGTGGCAGAGAGACTCATCCAGGCCCAGTTCCAGATGGTCATTGAGCACCACTTCCAACCCCAGCCCTCCCTCACAGAGCTCTACAGGAAGTCAGAGCTCTGGGCCTTCAACACCGACTTTTCACTGGACATTGCCCAGCCCCTGTTGCCcaacactgtgtgtgtgggagggctGCTGTCAAAGCCACCACAGCCAGTTACGCAG GAGTTAGAAGATTTCATCTCTGGCTTTGGGGAGGCAGGGTTCATTGTAGTGACTCTAGGCTCCATGCTGACATCAGTCCCCCAGGAGGATATCTTGCAAGAGATGAATGAGGGCTTTGCTGGTATCCCACAGGCGGTGATATGGAGGTTCGTCCCCTCTCACTGGCCTCAGCACATCCAGCCTGCTGCCAACATCAAGCTGGTGGAGTGGTTGCCTCAGAATGACCTGCTGG GGCACCCCAAAGCTCGACTCCTAGTGACACATGGAGGGCTGAACAGTCTTTTCGAGGCAGTGTACCATGCCGTGCCCGTTCTGGGCATCCCTTTGTTTGGGGACCAGTTTGACAACATGGTGAAGGCCGAGGCAAAGGGGCTGGGCCTGGCACTGAGCCCTACTGACCTGCGCAGGGATGTTTTTACCAGCATCATAAAGAGACTCATTGGAGACAAGAG TTCGGCCCTGGCTCTGAGCAGGATCCACCAGTCTCATCCCTTGCCGCCCGGACAGCGGCTGGTTCGCTGGGTGGAGCACATTCTGCAGTCTGGGGGAGGGCGCCACCTGCATACCCGCTGTCTCCTGCAGCCCTGGTACCAGCGCTGGCTCCTGGATGTCTGGCTGTTCCTGGGCAtctgtctgctgctgctgctgggcctGGCTGTCACAACAGTGCGAGCTGTGGCGAGGGTCACACGGTTCAAAGgcaaattcaaaacaaactgA